Genomic window (Chitinophagales bacterium):
TTCCGTCATTTCTTCCAGTAATGGCTGAAGGTATTCGCTGTGAAACCCTTTGCGTCCACCGAAAACAATTTTGCTTTCATCGGTAGTAGGCAGTTTCAAATTAGCAGCTTCAATAATTGGTGCTATTTTTTCTATCCATTTATGCTTTAATGCAGCCTCGCCTGCAAACACTTTGTTTGCAATAAGTTCCGCTTCGTGTTCGCCTTCTTCAAATACTCCTAATGCAAAATGCCACGATTCATTCAATGCCTTTTGCAAGCGGGCATTGGCCTCTTCACTTCCATTTGCCAATTGCTTTAAAAATATATCGGCATGCATGGTGTGGTATTTAATTTCGCCCTTTACTTTTTTTGCCAACCATGCCAATGGCTGAAAGCTCGACTCTGCAAGCATTTCGTAACGCAACAATTCTGCATGGTCGAATAAAAAATGGCGTACCAAACTAAAATCGTATTCTGCAATTGGCAATTCTACCAATTGGCAACACTTAAATTCTTTAGCCGAGCGTTTAAAACCAAGTGTATCGGGGTCGGCTTCACCTAGCTGCTCATGTAAAATGGTGTACAATGCCAATGCATGACCTATCTTATCTTGAGCCATACTTGAAAAGGCGAGATCTTCTTCGAGCATGGGTCCAATACCTGTCCATTCGCTATTGCGATGACCAATAACCAAGGCATCGTCTGCCATCTTAAAAAGTAGTTCGTTTATTGCGTTCATGGTAACTTATTTTAAGCAGAAACAGTTGTTTTATTTTTTTGAAATGCCTCTATTTTATCGCGCACTTTGTAGTACGCAGCTTCGCGATATTGCTTTTCTTGTGTACTATCAAACACCTCTTCATCCTCCGGTGCGTAAGTAAATACATCGCTGGTTTTTACCACCCATAAATTAGTGGTTTTGCCTCTGCGGGCATATTGCTCTTTTGCATATACCAATGCTAATTCCGGTGAAGATGCGTGTACAATACCTACGTGAATAGGCTGCTTTCCTTTCTTCTCTTGATGAAAAACTTCCCATGTAACCAAGTGCGAATTGGTTGGCGTAAGTTCGCTTGGGTTGCTCAAATGCAACCTTTGAACTCTTGGATCTAACGATGTTTTTGAATCCATATATCTATACTGCTAATTTTAAGTTGTTTGAAATTTTTATGCTAATGGAATGGTGTAAGTTTCTTCTTTTCTCATAAGCGCCTGGCGCACCCAGCGACCTGCTTCTTCGGCATACCTACGCACTGCTAATCGCTCTGCATTGCAAGGTCCATCGCCATTTATCACACGTTTAAATTCATCCCAGTCCGGATCGCTGAATTCCCAAACTCCATCGCTATTCTTATGCAGATTAGCATCTGGCAAGGTTAAGTCTAACTCCAAAATTTTAGGCACATATTGATCTAAAAACTGATTGCGCATATCGTCATTAGAAGCTAGCTTAATGCGCCATTTCATTAACTTTTCTGTATGCTGCGAAGATTTATCGCTTGGACCAAAAAAATGCAACAGCGGGCGATACCAACGGTTGAGCGCTTCCTGCAACATAGCTCTTTGTGCAGCGGTGCCGGTGGCTAAGTACACAAAGTTATCGTGCCCTTGTTTTAGGTGAAAACTTTCTTCGTAGCAAATTCTTTCTAAAGCACGGCAATAGGGGCCGTAAGAGCCTTTAGAATTTATTACTTGGTTTACAATGGCCGCACCATCTACCAAAAAGCCTATTACGGCAATATCGGCCCATGTTTTGGCAGGATAGTTAAACACATTGCTGTATTTAGATTTCCCGTTTAATAAATCATCGAGCATTTGCTCGCGAGTTTTTCCTAGTGTTTCTGCTGCGCTGTACAATAATTGCCCATGTCCTATTTCGTCTTGCACCTTGGCAATGAGCGCTAACTTCCTTCTAAAATTTGGGGCGCGGGTAATCCATGTTCCCTCCGGCAAAGCACCTACAATTTCGCTATGTGCATGTTGCTCTATCATGCGAATGAGTTGTCTGCGATATTCTGCCGGCATCCAATCGCCCGGTTCTACTTTTTCGCCTTTAGCTATTTTTGCCTCAAATGCAGCTAATTTTTCAGAATCTTCCTGCTCTGCTTGCATGCGTTTGGCATCTTCGGGGCTGATGTAAGCGTTTCCGTACATATTTTATGTTTTATATTTTAAATTTAAGTTGTAATGCCGTTCAATAAAATACCGGTTATATGATTGGCAATAGTTTCTATCTCCGTTTTTTTATTGCTGCGACTAAGTTCGTGCGTAGCATTCAGTGCTGCCAAAACAGTTAAGGTGGCCAAACGCACATCTACAGCAGCAAACTCCTTGCTTTCGATACCGTTCTTAATCAAATCTCTAAACTTCTGTTGGTAACTGTTTCGCAATTTCCTGAACTTAATCATATCGCTACCCTCCAAGAAAATCCATTCTTCAAAAAATACGGTAGTGGCTTCTGTATTATTGTATATAACTTGAACGTGTGCCCGAATTGCCGCAGATAGCTTATCTGTATTACTTCTTTTATTTTCAACAGCTTCGTTAAACGCTTGAAAAAACTGCTCGGCAATATCAAAGCAAATTTCTTTTAGCAATTCATGCTTGGAGTTAAAATGATTGTAAATACTCGGAGCTTCCACTCCCACCTCTTTTGCTAAATCGCGCATAGAAGTGGCGGCATATCCTTTTTCTCTAAAAAGCTTTTGTGCCGAAAAGCGAATATGTTCTTTACGAGAAACCAACGACATAACTAACAACTGTTAGCGAAACTAACGCTTGTTAGTTTAATTTCCAAATACCACTACTTAAATGGGTTTGAAAAGGCGGTATCGCTCACAAATGAAGGGTCGTCTAGTGTTTTAAGAAACGCTATTAAATCGCTCTTTTCTTGATTGGTTAAGTGTAAGCCGCCAACATTTATTTTCTTCATATTAGGCGACACATTGGGTGAATAATGCAAACTATCGCTATAAAAATTTACTACCTGCTCTAAAGTTTGAAACCGTCCATCGCGCATGTAGGGTGCTGTATAAGATAAATTCCTAACCGTTGGTACTTTAAACTTGCCATAATCATCGGTAGAGCCTGTTACTTTTCCCAAACCGATGTCTTTAAAATCTGCCAACGTTGCAACAGAATCCAAAGCATTGTTTTCAAAACCATTGTGCGTAAAGGTTAGGTATGGGCCATCGGTATGGCAATGAAAACAATCGCCCTTTTCGGTACTAAAAATATCGAACCCACGTTGTTCTTCGGGTGTAAAGGAGTACATCCCGCGCTTAGACTTATCGAAATTGGAATTGGTAGAAATTGCGGTACGCATAAACATTCCAATAGCTCTAAATATTTTATCTTGCGTAATAGTACCCGGGCGGCCAAATGCCTTTTTAAATAATTGCACATACCGTTCTTGTTTTTCGAGGCGGTTCATTACCTGTTCTGCAACAAAATGTTGTTCATCAAGCAAAGCGTCTTTTGCTGCATCTTCTAAAGAACGTTGGCGACCATCCCAAAAAAGTTGCTTCATCCAAATCGAGTTTTGAATAGAAGGCGTGTTACGTTTAGTGGAGCCGCTTAAATTTATACTAAACTGTTTGCCATCGGTAAATGCGTGCTGCGGATTATGGCAGGTGGCGCAACTTAGAGAACTATCGCTCGAAACAATAGGATCCCAGAACAACATTCTTCCCAGCAAAATACCCTCTTTTGTAAATGTAGAATCCGGAAACTTACGATAAATATTGGAGGGTTGCGGACGCACAAGCGCATACGGTGTTCCCACATAAGCACTGTCTGGCTCTTCTACCGGAGAATCCTTTTTGCATGACGTAACGCCTAGTATTATTACTACAACAATTGCAAAACTTAGATTCTTAAACAAAGACAACATATTTATTACAAACTTGGATATTATTCAAACGAGAATGCCTTGGAGAAATTATCGGCAAATTTAATGGCGGTATCAAAGTTCTTATTGTTGGTTTTATCTGAATGCGTGTAGCTTTCTTCATAATTACTAATATCTATATCGTTTGTGCCGTTACGGAATATCTGGTTGATATTTAAGTTAAGTGTAGCTGTATTATCACCCTCCTTTAGCTCTATATTCTTTTCAATTTCTACGGCTCTGTATAATTCATCTGTTCCAACGTCATAAACAAGTAAGTTGTTGAATTTATTACTTCCATCCACATCACTCCTTCCATCTACACGAATAAAAATATACTTTAACCATCCCCAATATAATTCATCGAAAGTTTGCCGAGGGTCGTTTGCGGGAGCATCTGCCGGCAACACATTGTTTTGTTCAGGAGTAAGCCCAACACCAAACTTCAGTTTTGTATATTTTCCTACGGGCAACTGTTGCAATTGCAGCAACTGGGTGCTTGCCACGTTGTAATCCACACAAACTATATCTGCCAATTTCACTTCTGTGTTATCTTCTTTTACCAAACGTATATTAGATAAAAAGTATTTGAACTTTTCGAACTTATACTTATAGCCTACACTATCGGTGTATTCTGTTTTCAATGCAATCTTTTGATGATTAAACTCTGCCGTAAAATTCACATTGAGTGCAGCAGTGGCTTCTTTCTTCTTACATGCAGTAACTGAAAGAAGCGACAACAGTATTGATACAAAAAGTAATTTTTTCATAATTATGTTTTCAAACATAACACAAATTTATAGCACTTAAGTTGCCGTAAGAAAATGTAAACTAAACATTTGTTAAGCCGGAGCGCTCTATTATTTTCGCACCTGCCTCTTTCAATAAGCAATGTAATTAGATGAACAAAAAAAGAGTTTTGATAACCGGAGCAGCCGGTTTTTTGGGTTCGCATTTGTGCGACAGGTTTATTAAAGAAGGTTTTCATGTTATTGGCATGGATAACCTAATTACCGGAGATTTAAAAAACATAGAACACCTCTTTAAGTTAGAGAACTTTGAATTTTATCATCACGATGTTTCAAAGTTTGTGCACATACCCGGAGAACTGCACTACATCTTGCATTTTGCTTCGCCTGCTTCGCCTATAGATTATTTAAAAATTCCCATTCAAACCTTAAAAGTAGGTTCGCTCGGCACACATAATTTATTGGGGCTGGCAAAAGCAAAAGGAGCCCGAATACTGGTAGCTTCTACCTCCGAAGTATATGGCGATCCACTTGTTCATCCACAAAGCGAAGACTATTGGGGCAATGTAAATCCGGTAGGTCCACGCGGTGTGTACGATGAAGCCAAGCGCTTTCAAGAAGCCATTACGATGGCATACCACACCTACCACGGAGTAGAAACAAGAATAGTACGCATTTTTAATACTTACGGACCTCGTATGCGGCTGAATGATGGAAGAGTACTACCCGCATTTATTGGCCAAGCACTGCGAGGTGAAGACTTAACCATGTTTGGAGACGGCAGCCAAACCCGTTCTTTTTGCTACGTAGATGACTTGGTAGAAGGTATTTACCGCTTACTTTTAAGCAACTACCACTTACCTGTAAACATTGGCAATCCCGATGAAATTTCCATTAAAGAATTTGGCGAAGAAATCTTGAAATTAACCGGTTCTAACCAAAAACTCATATCAAAACCATTACCGGTAGATGATCCCAAACAACGCCAACCAAACATCGCCAAGGCAAAAGAATTGCTCGGGTGGGAACCTAAAGTAAGCCGTTCCGAAGGCTTAAAGATTACTTATGAATACTTTAAAAGTTTGCCAAAGGAAATTTTATTTGATTCGCGCCATAAATTTGAATAAATGAGTGTTACCAAAGAGTATTATGTTCACGAAAGCGCCATTGTAGATGAAGGCTGCACCATTGGCAAAGGCACTAAAGTTTGGCATTTCAGCCATATTATGCCCAATTGTACAATTGGCGAAAACTGTAATATCGGACAAAACGTAGTAGTAAGTCCCAATGTGGTTTTAGGTAATAATGTAAAAATTCAAAACAACGTATCCATTTACACAGGCGTAATTTGTGAAGACGATGTTTTCTTAGGCCCATCAATGGTTTTCACCAATGTTACCAACCCGCGAAGTGCCGTAAACAGAAGAGGACAATACGCTAAAACTACCGTAAAAAAAGGCGCTTCCATTGGAGCCAATGCCACCATTGTTTGCGGACACGATATTGGTGAGTTTGCCTTTATTGGTGCAGGAGCCGTAGTTACCAAACATATTCCGGCTTACGCACTGGTTGTAGGAAATCCCGCCAAACAGATTGGTTGGATGAGCGAATACGGACACCGCCTTCAATTTAACGAAGCAGGCATAGCAGAATGCCCGGAAAGCAAAGAAAAGTATGAACTTAAAAACGGCACTGTAACCAAACTATAAACACCTCGTTTAAAAACTACTGAATAAAAAAATAGAAATAAAAAAATGGTAGAGCAATTACTAAATAAAGAAAAGAAATTAGCAGTTATTGGATTGGGTTATGTAGGCTTACCCATAGCATTAGAGTTTGCAAAAACAATTTCCGTTATAGGTTTCGATATTAGCCAAAAACGTATCGAAATGATGAAAAACGGTATAGACCCAAGCGAAGAGTTAGATAGCAGCGAATTTGAAAATCGCGATATAAAATTCACAGCCGATTTAAACGATTTAAAAGAAGCCAACTTCTTTATTGTTGCCGTACCAACCCCTGTGGATACACACAATGTACCCGATTTAAAACCGGTACTCTCCGCTTCCGATACTATTGGAAAAGTAATAAAAAAGGGCGATTACGTAGTATATGAAAGCACTGTTTACCCCGGCTGCACCGAAGAAGATTGCTTGCCTGTAATTGAAAAAATATCAGGCCTAAAAATGGGTGTAGATTTTAAATTGGGTTATTCCCCCGAAAGAATAAACCCGGGCGATAAAAACCACACGTTGCCTAAAATTGTAAAAGTAGTTTCAGGCTGCGATGAAGAAAGTGCCGATGTAATTGCTCGCACATACGAAATTGTAGTAAAAGCAGGCGTTCACCGCGCCAGCAGCATAAAAGTTGCCGAAGCAGCCAAAATTATTGAAAACACTCAGCGCGATTTAAACATTGCGCTCATGAATGAACTTTCGCACATTTTCGACCTCATGGGTATAAACACCTATGAAGTACTCGAAGCAGCCGGCACCAAATGGAACTTCTTGAAGTTTTTCCCAGGCTTAGTTGGCGGCCACTGCATTGGTGTAGATCCATATTACCTAACCTATAAAGCAGCAGAATTGGGCTATACTTCCGAAGTAATTCTTGCCGGAAGAAAAATAAACGATGGCATGGGAGCTTACATAGCCAAAAAATTAGTACAGCAACTCATAAAGAAAAACAAGCAAATAGCCACAACCAAAGTGCTTGTAATGGGTGCTACCTTTAAAGAAAACGTAAGCGATATTAGAAACAGTAAAGTCGTAGATGTAATTCGTGAATTGCACAACTACTCTGTAAATGTTGAAGTTACCGATCCTTTTGCCGACCACGAAGATTTTCACCACGAATACGAAATAAGCCTAGTAAAAGAAGCCGGTACAGACTACGATGCTGTAATTATTGCCGTAAACCACGACCAATTCAGCAACTTAAAAGATGAAGACTTTAAGAACATCTTAAAACCCGATGGTATTGTGATAGATGTAAAAGGACTACTTAGAAAAAAAATAAAAGCATTTGAATACTGGAGTTTATAATTAGAAACGCATTTTCAATGAAAAAAATACTCATTACCGGAGGTGCCGGATTTATTGGTTCGCACGTAGTGCGCTTATTTGTAAATAAGTATTCCAACCACGATATTGTAAACTTAGATAAGCTTACCTATGCCGGCAATCTTGAAAATCTGAAAGACATTGAAAATGCGCCCAACTACACCTTTGTAAAAGGCGATATTACCGATGCCGAATTTGTAAATCAATTATTTGATGAACACGATTTTGCAGCCGTAATTCACTTAGCAGCAGAAAGCCACGTAGATAGAAGCATCAGCAACCCATTAGATTTTGTACTTTCAAATGTAGTGGGCACAGTAAACCTGTTGAATGCAGCCAAGCGCATTTGGCATTGCAGTAAAGACAAGCCCATGCCGCAAAACAAAATATTTTACCACGTATCTACCGATGAAGTGTATGGTTCCTTGGGCGAAACGGGCTATTTTTTAGAAACAACTTCCTACGATCCCCAATCGCCTTACTCTGCTTCTAAAGCAGCCAGCGACCATTTTGTTCGCGCCTATTACAACACCTACAATCTACCTGTAGTTTTAAGTAATTGTTCCAATAATTATGGCTCACACCAATTTCCCGAAAAGCTAATTCCCCTTTTTATAAACAACATCCGCAACAGCAAGCCATTGCCTGTATATGGCGATGGAAAATACACCCGCGACTGGTTGTTTGTAGAAGACCATGCCACCGCAATTGATACGATTCTACACAACGGGAAATTAGGCGACACCTATAATATAGGAGGTTTCAATGAATGGCAAAACATAGAACTTATTAAGCTCCTTTGCCAAATTATGGATAAAAAATTAAACCGCCCCGAAGGTGAAAGCCAAAAACTAATTACTTACGTAAAAGATCGCCCCGGGCACGATAGACGCTATGCTATTGACGCTTCTAAGCTAAACAAAGAATTAGGATGGAAACCATCCGTAACTTTTGAAGAAGGATTAGAACGCACCGTAGATTGGTATCTTGCCAACGAAACATGGCTCAACAATGTAACCTCAGGGGCTTATCAAAAATACTACGAAGCGCAATATCAAACAGCCGGATAACCTTCCGGATATTTTACCTGCGACAAATACAAGCCTCTTGCCGGAGCAGAAAGTTGCACCCTGAATTTTTCTTGAGCCAAAACGGTTTCTTTAAAAAGCTCTACAGATATTTTCTTCTTCCCAACCATTAAAAGTGTACCCACAATGGTGCGAACCATGCCGCGCAAAAATCTATTGGAAGTAATAGTAAACCTTACGCCAAAATCTTGCTTATGCAGTTCGTGTATAGGCTTATACAAGCAACCTTCTTCATAAGGTTTCAATACTTTTTCGGGGGAAGAAATTACATCCCACCGCGCTTGCGAAAGATGGCAAATATTGGTCTTAAAATCTTCGCTCGGCAAGCAAAGCGAAGTAAAATCCTTTACACCGCACAATACCTCCGAAGCCGCTGCCACACACTCCCAATCAATAGGATAATATCCTTGAAACAAACTGTATTTATTCAAAAAGGCATTCTTGGGAAAATGTATAAAGTACTCATACGTTCGTGCAACAGCATCAAAACGGGTATTGGCATTCTCCTTTGCCCTAAACATTTCGTGTACTGCAATATCTTCGGGCAGCACACCATTTAATCTGAAAACAAAATTCTCTACATCCGTAATAGCATCAGTATTAAAGTGCATATAAAACTGCTTGGCATGCACGCCCGTATCAGTTCTTCCGCAACCCATAGAAGCCACTTCGTGGCGAAGCAATTTTTTAAGTGCCGCATTAAGCACACCTTGCACGGTTTCACTATTGGGCTGCACCTGCCACCCACTGTATTTATGCCCAAAATACGATAGGTGCATTACCCATCGCTGCTGCCGCGGCTGAACCAATTCTACCGCTTCCAATTTATTTTCTTCTGCGTTCAATTTCTTGTTCAATCAATTTTAGCTCTCTACTCATTTGACCATTTACCGAAGTATTTTCCTGTGCCCTGCGAATTAAATACGGAATTACATCTCTCACCGGACCGTAAGGCAAGTACTTGTAAGCATTGAAACCATGCTTAGCCAAATTAAAAGTAATGTTATCGCTCATACCATAAAGTTGCGAAAAGCAAATACGGGAATGATTGGGAGCAATTCCCAACGCTTCCATTTTCTTTATAGCCGCCAAGCAACTTTGTTCACTTTGCGAAGCCACACAAAGCGCCACATGCTCTATATTTTCAATACAAAGCTCCGCAGCGGCATCAAAATCTTTATCCACTGCCTTTTTATTTTTATGAATGGGCGAAGCATATCCATTATCGAGTGCCCGCTCATTCTCTTTCTCCATATAAGCACCGCGTACCAATTTGGCGCCTAAAATAAAACTGCCCCTTTTGGCTCTTTCTATTTCCTTCTTTAAATATGCCAGCCTATCCCAACGGTAAAGTTGGAATGTGTTTGAAACTACCGGAAATGAAGTGTTATACATTTCCATCAACTCCTCGGCAATGGTATCTAAAGTATCTTGAATCCAAGTTTCCTCTGCATCAATATATAACTGCACATTGGCTTTTTGAGCTGCCCTGCTCATACGATGAAAGCGCTCTTTTACACTCTCGAACTCCTGCTTTTCTGTCGCACTTAGCTTTTCACCCGACTGTACTTTTTCGTACAATGCCAATCTGCCAAAACCGGTAGGCTTAATACAAACAATATTGGCAGTCTTGTTTTTTCCGGCAAAAGCAATGGCAGCCAAATTCTGTTCAATTGTTTTATCGAAATCGCACTCAGTTTCCTTAGACTCTACACCATAATTTAGCATGGCAGAAACGCCATATTTGCTCAGTTCGGTAATTGTTTTCTTACACTCCTCAAAAGTTTCGCCACCACAAAATTGCTCGTAAACCGTAATCC
Coding sequences:
- the paaC gene encoding phenylacetate-CoA oxygenase subunit PaaC, coding for MNAINELLFKMADDALVIGHRNSEWTGIGPMLEEDLAFSSMAQDKIGHALALYTILHEQLGEADPDTLGFKRSAKEFKCCQLVELPIAEYDFSLVRHFLFDHAELLRYEMLAESSFQPLAWLAKKVKGEIKYHTMHADIFLKQLANGSEEANARLQKALNESWHFALGVFEEGEHEAELIANKVFAGEAALKHKWIEKIAPIIEAANLKLPTTDESKIVFGGRKGFHSEYLQPLLEEMTEVTASDPNAVW
- the paaA gene encoding 1,2-phenylacetyl-CoA epoxidase subunit A, encoding MYGNAYISPEDAKRMQAEQEDSEKLAAFEAKIAKGEKVEPGDWMPAEYRRQLIRMIEQHAHSEIVGALPEGTWITRAPNFRRKLALIAKVQDEIGHGQLLYSAAETLGKTREQMLDDLLNGKSKYSNVFNYPAKTWADIAVIGFLVDGAAIVNQVINSKGSYGPYCRALERICYEESFHLKQGHDNFVYLATGTAAQRAMLQEALNRWYRPLLHFFGPSDKSSQHTEKLMKWRIKLASNDDMRNQFLDQYVPKILELDLTLPDANLHKNSDGVWEFSDPDWDEFKRVINGDGPCNAERLAVRRYAEEAGRWVRQALMRKEETYTIPLA
- a CDS encoding TetR family transcriptional regulator: MSLVSRKEHIRFSAQKLFREKGYAATSMRDLAKEVGVEAPSIYNHFNSKHELLKEICFDIAEQFFQAFNEAVENKRSNTDKLSAAIRAHVQVIYNNTEATTVFFEEWIFLEGSDMIKFRKLRNSYQQKFRDLIKNGIESKEFAAVDVRLATLTVLAALNATHELSRSNKKTEIETIANHITGILLNGITT
- a CDS encoding SDR family oxidoreductase, which encodes MNKKRVLITGAAGFLGSHLCDRFIKEGFHVIGMDNLITGDLKNIEHLFKLENFEFYHHDVSKFVHIPGELHYILHFASPASPIDYLKIPIQTLKVGSLGTHNLLGLAKAKGARILVASTSEVYGDPLVHPQSEDYWGNVNPVGPRGVYDEAKRFQEAITMAYHTYHGVETRIVRIFNTYGPRMRLNDGRVLPAFIGQALRGEDLTMFGDGSQTRSFCYVDDLVEGIYRLLLSNYHLPVNIGNPDEISIKEFGEEILKLTGSNQKLISKPLPVDDPKQRQPNIAKAKELLGWEPKVSRSEGLKITYEYFKSLPKEILFDSRHKFE
- a CDS encoding N-acetyltransferase, producing the protein MSVTKEYYVHESAIVDEGCTIGKGTKVWHFSHIMPNCTIGENCNIGQNVVVSPNVVLGNNVKIQNNVSIYTGVICEDDVFLGPSMVFTNVTNPRSAVNRRGQYAKTTVKKGASIGANATIVCGHDIGEFAFIGAGAVVTKHIPAYALVVGNPAKQIGWMSEYGHRLQFNEAGIAECPESKEKYELKNGTVTKL
- a CDS encoding nucleotide sugar dehydrogenase; the protein is MVEQLLNKEKKLAVIGLGYVGLPIALEFAKTISVIGFDISQKRIEMMKNGIDPSEELDSSEFENRDIKFTADLNDLKEANFFIVAVPTPVDTHNVPDLKPVLSASDTIGKVIKKGDYVVYESTVYPGCTEEDCLPVIEKISGLKMGVDFKLGYSPERINPGDKNHTLPKIVKVVSGCDEESADVIARTYEIVVKAGVHRASSIKVAEAAKIIENTQRDLNIALMNELSHIFDLMGINTYEVLEAAGTKWNFLKFFPGLVGGHCIGVDPYYLTYKAAELGYTSEVILAGRKINDGMGAYIAKKLVQQLIKKNKQIATTKVLVMGATFKENVSDIRNSKVVDVIRELHNYSVNVEVTDPFADHEDFHHEYEISLVKEAGTDYDAVIIAVNHDQFSNLKDEDFKNILKPDGIVIDVKGLLRKKIKAFEYWSL
- the rfbB gene encoding dTDP-glucose 4,6-dehydratase produces the protein MKKILITGGAGFIGSHVVRLFVNKYSNHDIVNLDKLTYAGNLENLKDIENAPNYTFVKGDITDAEFVNQLFDEHDFAAVIHLAAESHVDRSISNPLDFVLSNVVGTVNLLNAAKRIWHCSKDKPMPQNKIFYHVSTDEVYGSLGETGYFLETTSYDPQSPYSASKAASDHFVRAYYNTYNLPVVLSNCSNNYGSHQFPEKLIPLFINNIRNSKPLPVYGDGKYTRDWLFVEDHATAIDTILHNGKLGDTYNIGGFNEWQNIELIKLLCQIMDKKLNRPEGESQKLITYVKDRPGHDRRYAIDASKLNKELGWKPSVTFEEGLERTVDWYLANETWLNNVTSGAYQKYYEAQYQTAG
- a CDS encoding tRNA pseudouridine synthase A, producing MNAEENKLEAVELVQPRQQRWVMHLSYFGHKYSGWQVQPNSETVQGVLNAALKKLLRHEVASMGCGRTDTGVHAKQFYMHFNTDAITDVENFVFRLNGVLPEDIAVHEMFRAKENANTRFDAVARTYEYFIHFPKNAFLNKYSLFQGYYPIDWECVAAASEVLCGVKDFTSLCLPSEDFKTNICHLSQARWDVISSPEKVLKPYEEGCLYKPIHELHKQDFGVRFTITSNRFLRGMVRTIVGTLLMVGKKKISVELFKETVLAQEKFRVQLSAPARGLYLSQVKYPEGYPAV
- a CDS encoding proline dehydrogenase family protein is translated as MKIDSNIFENTEVAFASKSTTALKEARTLFKLIGNNALVNWGAKAAGLALKLHLPVTPIFRITVYEQFCGGETFEECKKTITELSKYGVSAMLNYGVESKETECDFDKTIEQNLAAIAFAGKNKTANIVCIKPTGFGRLALYEKVQSGEKLSATEKQEFESVKERFHRMSRAAQKANVQLYIDAEETWIQDTLDTIAEELMEMYNTSFPVVSNTFQLYRWDRLAYLKKEIERAKRGSFILGAKLVRGAYMEKENERALDNGYASPIHKNKKAVDKDFDAAAELCIENIEHVALCVASQSEQSCLAAIKKMEALGIAPNHSRICFSQLYGMSDNITFNLAKHGFNAYKYLPYGPVRDVIPYLIRRAQENTSVNGQMSRELKLIEQEIERRRK